A genome region from Mauremys reevesii isolate NIE-2019 linkage group 12, ASM1616193v1, whole genome shotgun sequence includes the following:
- the BTG4 gene encoding protein BTG4 produces the protein MKDEIAATVFFITRLVKKQDKLSKHKTEKFAAKLTTILFEKYKNHWYLDNPSRGQGFRCIRINKHQTRDPVLEQACYESNVDFDNLGLPREITIWVDPFDVCCRYGEKNLPFTVVHFEGAEEDRELSQRISHAVDKATSDSHSGTSSDEEGYTKEAKTIPTVSNPNSVYQFSDYCKLPIQPWSRYPRKKTYTTNGLHQASLYYPQHKGFKCYWPMAAFSGPRMDRYHWVNTNR, from the exons atgaaagatgaAATTGCTGCCACAGTCTTTTTCATCACAAGGCTGGTGAAGAAGCAAGACAAACTGAGCAAGCACAAAACTGAGAAATTTGCAGCTAAGCTGACAACAATACTGTTTGAAAAATATAAGAACCACTGGTACCTAGACAATCCATCTAGGGGACAAGGCTTCAG GTGTATACGGATCAACAAACATCAGACAAGAGATCCTGTACTGGAACAAGCTTGTTATGAGAGTAATGTGGATTTTGATAACCTTGGCTTGCCAAGAGAGATCACCATATGGGTTGATCCATTTGATGTGTGCTGcag gTATGGAGAGAAGAATCTGCCTTTCACAGTCGTTCACTTTGAAGGTGCTGAGGAGGACCGAGAACTCTCTCAACGCATTAGCCATGCTGTTGACAAAGCAACCTCAGATTCTCATTCTGGCACCTCCTCAGATGAGGAGGGTTATACCAAGGAAGCTAAAACTATCCCTACTGTCAGCAACCCAAACAGTGTCTATCAG TTCAGTGACTACTGCAAGCTGCCTATTCAGCCATGGTCTCGGTATCCTCGCAAGAAGACCTACACAACCAACGGACTTCATCAGGCAAGTCTTTACTATCCCCAGCACAAGGGCTTCAAATGCTACTGGCCAATGGCTGCTTTTTCTGGACCTCGTATGGACCGATATCATTGGGTGAACACCAACCGATAG